TTGTGGACCTGgaggttccaagttcaaatccagtgtgaaggatattttttgtaaatgaaaCTTTACTGAAACTGAACACACAAATaatagacaaacactgagatttatatggaTTAATGTCATGAACATCACACTGAGTAAATGTGTTGTATTACCATATTAGTGGCTGCGCAACGTACTGCTTGTAACTGTGAGCTAGCATATAGAACTGTGAAATGTATTCCTACGAAGACCAAATGATAGAACTATGCATTGATATGATAGAATCTCTTTCTAAGTccagtttaaaattgaataataaattGGTAATGTCAGTAAAAAAGCTTACGATACACACCATTTATTCGATGAAGTCTCTTATTGCGCGTGGGCTGGCAGATCATCAAAACCTGACATGCAAATGTCATGAGAAGGTATCTCAACAATTAGCATCAGAAGTTTTTCAACTAAATCTTTATCCAGAATGAAAATTTAGGTTGGGAATGCTACAAAATGTAGACCTAATTAATCAAAATTCAGTCAGAATCTGAAGCTAGAACAGTGAAATTGATAATAACCGATTCATTATAAATTTTACTGTTATAGTTTCAAATTGTGACTGAATGGTAATTAAttaaaaacagtaaattttGTAGCAATACCAGAGTGAATTAAAAGTATTGCGCTAAGAATGTGGCTGAGCAGTACGGTTTTATGCCTTGCAACAATGGTACGTATCTGTATGAAAGAAGTATGGCAAGAAATTCGTCTCAACATCAATATGTATGCTGTGGCATATGACAACAACTCAGACAAGCAACATCAAGTTTAGTATTCCTTTACTAAGCTAAATTCGTACAGCACAGAACAATAATTATAGCAAAAAAAGTAGTTTGTGCACACTGATTACAGAAATATCAGGTAAATTGTTAATGAgctaaatataactaaaatgGATAttctgcaatgaaagcttcacaATGTATTTTGAAGGAAACTTTCAGCTTTATCTAAGCCTGAAGCCATATCAGCGCGGCCAGAGAGGCGTTTAGTTTCCTCCAAGTTTCCCCAGTTGAAGCTGACATGTTCATCTGAGAGGATGATTGGAGTGTTGACATCTAGCAACTCAGCTAGCCAGTAATGTACTATCTTTGGTCTTCCTTTGACCATGTACTGTAGCTTCTCCTCAAAACCGTCGTAGACTTTGTAATGACATGACTTCAATCCCGCCTCTTCTTCTGTTTCACGTCGAGCTGTAGTGAAAACATCTTCTCCGGGATCAACGTGACCTATAAGCGATCATATCTATAGTTACATCTAGTCACCTTTCTGTCATTGAAACAATCTAGTTGGGTATACAGAATGATCTAATACAGTCACGCAAGAAACGCctaaaaatatgtaatttaacaCGGATGATAGGCTTTCTTGGAGGCACCTTATGTTTGAATTTTTGTGTTACTTCTTCATGACATGTTTGTTAGCAAGCTATTTATGATTCACTGGTGCGACAAACACCATCTAAAGctgttgttgtatggaaatatcaCCAAAACGAGATACAAACAAGGAGTGAAGCCAGACTATAAGATACACACTCAATACACATCCAATAATTGAAAAAGCAACCACAAGCAAATTAGAAACTCCAGGGTGGAAGGAATCCATCCCAAAAAATGAGTCAATTGCCAAGCCAGAAAACCATCCAATAGACATTGGAAATGACTCAAATGATTACACGAATAAAGATCTGGCATCCTCTGACAGACACaacctagataccaggagtaagaCACGAGCTCCACTCCACATGTTTACACCACATACACCAGCTGGAGACATAACGCAAACAAGATATTTTGGCACACCTGGTACTCTTCACAGGCTAGTCTTTTCTACATGCTAGACATTTGTAAACGAGAACAGCTCTAATGACTCAGCCTCTCTCCCCGAAGGCCTGCTTAAGCGCTCTCCtctctgcctgctgaggagccttTGTCTTCTGCTTGTGGAGTTTCTTTTCCCCCACCACCTGCTGAAATTCTCTACCTATGGACTGCGATAACTCTCGTTTGACTGTCAAGACTCGAAGCTGTCCGAGACTGAGCAAGCAAGTATGGACGACCGTTTGAGTAAGGATTTAACATTCATTAactattttaacctttttccattaataatgtttagaattttgttagttgtgtaatTTAATTGTTGAACTtgaagaataaaaaaatattttttactggtaaatacCTTTCTTACAATTGGTGGTaaagtattgcttacaatagcttaacactttcattAGTACTTGAATTAGtcataatcaaattagtttccACAAGCTAAGccaaagtgcacaaactaaacatagtaaaaaagaataagatgacaaagcaaattcaaaacTGATGTTGCGTGTGGATTCGgcttagttatgcataacataatttctccataTCTACCCATAACACTGCAACGAATTTGGTTGATTCGCTATTCTTTTAAACAGCTTTTAAATTAGGGGGTTGGCTGTTCCGACAATAGTGGCGGTGGTGTCACAGAAGCCTTTGTCGGTCTGCATACGCACGGTATCACCTGGTGTGAGTGTCGGCAGTGTAACAGCAGAGTGATCAGCGTATGATTTCTGATGAGCACGCTCTTGTGACAGCTTATGTTGTACTGCCTCAGAGTCCATGATTGTGGGTCGTAGGAGCGTCTCGGCTGTCGGTATCAGTGTGCGAGTTCGGCGAGATATGTTTCTCTGAGCTGGCGAGCCCATATCCTTTCTCGGTGTGTTGCGTTGGTCAAGTAGAGCCATGTAGATGTCTCCACCCTCCTTGAACGTCTTCTCAAGCAGGCGTTTGGCTGTCTGAACAGATTTCTCTGCCAGACCATTGCTGGATGCATGGTAGGGGCTAGATCGTACGTGTTCGATATTCCACGCTCGCATGAACTTTCTGAACTCCTCTGAGCTGTACGGCTGACCACAATCTGATATTAGAGTCACTGGTCTACCAAATCTTGCGAAATGGGCTTTCAGTTTCTTAATCACAGTCGCTGCAGAGGTGTCACGAAGTGTGTCGATTTCATACCAGCCTGAGTATGAGTCTACAGTCACCAAATACGTAATCGATCTCCAGTAGAACATGTCAGTGGCTACGATGCTCCACGGTTGCGACGGTACAGGATGTAGGATAttgtgtacatgtagttttgggtttttgtttttgtatgggAGTTTATTCCCCTTTGCTTAAGGGAAGACAATCTGTTTTTTGTAGCGGCCATGTTTTGTTCGTAGCGGCCATGTTTTGTTCGTTGCGGCCATGTTTTTTTTTCGTTAGTTGCTCGTTGTTCCTCCATGAGACACGTTGTGTTATTATCATACTCAGAATATATTACtctaaataaacaaagttaacaggttatgggcccagtgcTGCTGACATAAAGATGGGTGATAAGCTAGAGATTACCAAACTCACCAAAGACAACTATCCTACATGGAAATTTAAGGCTAAACACCTCTTAACTGCAAAAGGACTGTTTGGCTATGTAGATGGTTCTGAGACAGCACCTGGATCTAGTGCTTCAGCAGATGACAAGAAGCAGTATCAGAGTGGCAGAGCTAAAGCACACAGTCACATTGTGCTCTCTGTAAGTGATGAACTGTTATATCTCATAACAGAGTGTGAGGATGCAAAAGACACATGGGAAAAGTTGCAATCGCACTTCGAAAGAGACAGTCTCGCAAACCGCTTGTTCCTTAAGAAGAAATATTTCAGGACAGTTATGAGTGAGAATGCGTCCATCGAGAGCTATTTAAAGGATATGAAGGAAATCACAAACAAATTAGCCGCGATAAAAGCACCAGTAAGTGAAGAGGACCAAGTTGTGACCTTATTAGGTAGCTTGCCAGAGAGTTTTGACACATTAGTTACAGCGTTAGAGGCTCATGGTGATAGACTCACTCTCGAATTCGTATCGAACGCTCTTCTTAACGAGGAACAAAAGCGGTCGGAGGAACAAAGATTACCAGCAACTGCCGGCATCTCCAGCAGCACCAGTCATAATGTTAAATCTGATGCTGCTCTATCAGTTGAAGCCAAAACTGCCGATAGCTCACAAGTCAGGGGGTGCTATATCTGTAATAGCCCTAATCACTATATGAGGTTCTGTCCACAGAACAAAAGTCGCGGCCGAGGTCGTGGTGGAAGGTACAGAGGACGTGGTGGCCACACACAACACCTAGCATCAACTGCCTCAGCAGATGATGAAATAGCCTTCTTGGTACCAGAAAGCAAATCTGCTGTCAATGATGATGCTGTACAACAGCCGTGGGTTATAGACAGTGGTGCTAGCAGTCATATGTGCCAGACTAAGGATGTATTCACAGAGTACACTACGCTCGATAATCCAGAGTATGTGACGGTCGCTGATGGTTCGAAAGTTCAGGGCATCGCCAGAGGTAGTGTAAGACTTTCTGTGCGGGTAAGTCAGACTAAGCAACGCACTGTAACTTTCAAGAATGTTTTACATGTACCTGCTCTTAATGGTAATTTACTCTCAGTCAAAGCAGCCACTCAGAATGACTATGTAGTGCAGTTTGGTCGTAATCGGTGTTGGGTCAAGAATCAGAGAAGCATGGTCATTGCTAAGGGTACACTGGTAAACAAACTGTATTATCTTGATCTAGCTGATATCGATCACACTGCCAATGTAGCATCAGGTATAGATATCTGGCATAAACGGCTTGCTCATGCAGGTATCAGCACTCTAAAACGTGCTCACAACGAATCCCTCGTAGATGGCGCAGATTTATCTAGTGTAAGCTTCGATCTGTGTGGCTCATGTGTTAAGGGTAAAATGGCGAGATTGCCGTTTCAGTCTAGTGGTATCAAGTCAAAGCGAACATTAGAGTTAGTTCACACAGATGTATGCggtgaaatgcaaacaaattctCTAGGtggtagaaaatattttgtcagcTTTATTGATGATTTTTCTAGATATGCTCATGTTTACTTTCTATGTAACAAATCAGATGTGTTTAGTGCATTTCAGGATTATAAGGCTAAGGTAGAAACCCAGACCGGCAATAGGATAGCCACGTTACGTAGTGATCAAGGGGGTGAATACCTATCACACCAGTTTAGTGACTTTCTCAGAGTAAACGGTATTCAACACCAGCTGACAGCAAGATATACACCTCAGCAGAATGGGTGTGCCGAACGATATAATCGTACAGTGTGCGAGTCAGCCAGAGCAATGATTATAGAAGCTGATGTTCCTAAATCATTCTGGGCTGAAGCTATTGCTACCTCTGTATATGTGCGTAATCGTTTACCTACTGCTGCTATCCGAGATCATATCACTCCCTATGAGCATTGGTATTATTAAGAAACCCAACATCAGTAACGCTCGTGTATTCGGTTCTCTAGCATATGCGCATATCCCCGACGAGCTGCGTCAGAAGTTAGATGTCAAAGCTGATGTTATGATGTCTGTTGGTTACAGTGAGCAGTCGAAAGCTTATAGACTGTATGATCCTGTGAGTAAGCAGGTTGTAGTACGATGTGATGTCATATGTGATGAAAGTAAGTTCGGTATCCCACAGGCCGGTAAGTCAGAACCCGATACGCTCATGTTAGACTTGTCCCCTCATGATGGAGTGAGCTTGCCTGGTGAGCTCCGACGCTCAAGTCGCGACACTAAGAGGCCAATACGGTTTGGTATCGATGAATTCTGTAATAATGCTGAGCATCATGCACCCACTGATAATGTTTTCAGTGAGCCTTCTAGTTTTGCTGATGCGATGTCATGTCCTGAGGCTAACCACTGGGTGCGGGCGGCCAACGGAGAATACAAATCTCTCATTGATATGAATACCTGGGATCTCGTACCGTTACCACCAGGTAGACAGCCTGTTAGCTGTAAATGGGTATTCAAGCTGAAGAGTAACTCTGATGGCTCCGTAGATCGTTACAAAGCTAGGCTCGTAGCTCGTGGTTTCACACAGCAACAGGGGGTTGATTTCGATGAGACATACGCTCCTGTTGTGCACCGAACGTCACTGCGTGCACTGCTCTCATATGGCTTCAGTCGAAACATGATAGTTCACCAGATGGACGTCGTCACCGCATTTCTTAACGGTGAACTAGCAGAGCACATCTATATGACACAGCCCGAGGGTTTTGTCACTCCTGGATCTGAAAACTTGGTATGCAAGTTAAAGCGTTCTCTTTACGGATTGAAGCAATCCCCCCGCTGCTGGAATCTAGTGCTCGATCAATATCTCAAATCACTAGGATTCTCTCAGTCGTCTGCTGATCAGTGTCTACATATGAAATGACGGTGGTCAACAAACATTGTTGGCTGTTTATGTAGATGACATTGTAATACTTAGTGATAGTGAAAAGTCTATGCAAGACATCAAGTCATCGCTCAGTCAGAAATTCAAAATGAAAGACCTCGGTCCGATTCACTATGTATTAGGTATCAGTGTTGCAGTAAACGATGAGTCACTGAAGATGTAGTACCAGCCTAACTACATCTATCAAACTTTGAGGAAGTACAAGATGTATGACTGCAACCCCGTACACACACCAATGACCATGGATGTGAAACTATGTACCGATGATGGCAGTCAGCCTGCGGACAAGTCTCTCTATCAGTCGCTCATTGGTAGTCTGCTCTATCTATCAACTGCCACTCGTCCTGATATCGCTTATGCAGTGAGTGTTCTCAGTAGATTTACAGTCGCGCCAACAGAAACCCACTTAACTGCCGCTAAAAGAGTGCTCCGGTACTTGAAGTTTACTCCAGAGCTCGGTATCAGCTACTCCAGGTCCGGTTCTAAACCAGTCGGCTATTCAGACTCAAGCTGGGCTGATGATGACACTCGTCATTCAACTTCAGGTgttgtatttatgtatgcagGAGGACCAGTCCTATGGTTAAGTAAGCGACAAAGTGTTGTTGCTCTGTCGACCGCCGAGGCAGAGTATGTAGCAGCTTTTGACGCCACAAGAGAAGCTGCTTGGCTCCGACAACTATACTTGGATATAACAGGATGTGAGTGCACACCGCTTACGTTGTACATCGACAACACCTCTGCCATATGCATTGCAAATAACAGTGCGACTACGAAAAGAAGCAAACATATGGATGTCCGTTACCATTATGTGCGAGAAGAAGTCAACAGCCTGCATATAAAAACTGTACACTGTCCCACTGTAGAGATGATAGCGGACATACTCACCAAACCTGTCCCACGACCTCGATACGACGAACTCCGCTCGAAACTAGGTGTAGCATAGGTGCCGGTTTGGGAAATGCTAGATTAGGATTTAGTGTTTGTGTGTGATGTTTTTACACTTTTTGGTTTTTGGTTTGTCTATTTCTtttataaagaaaaaaaaaaaacaaaggacCCTGCAACTAAGGGGGTGTGTAGGATAttgtgtacatgtagttttgggtttttgtttttgtatgggAGTTTATTCCCCTTTGCTTAAGGGAAGACAATCTGTTTTTTGTAGCGGCCATGTTTTGTTCGTAGCGGCCATGTTTTGTTCGTTGCGGCCATGTTTTTTTTTCGTTAGTTGCTCGTTGTTCCTCCATGAGACACGTTGTGTTATTATCATACTCAGAATATATTACtctaaataaacaaagttaacaTAGGATACGATAGTAACGGTTCTCTTGGATGGTGATTTCTGGATGTCTGGCATATACTGCAGAGAGCTAGTGCTTTGTCGATGTCACTACTCATGCCTGGCCAGAATACAATGTCGTTGGCCCGTCGCTTGGTTGCTTCGATGCCAATATGTCCTCGATGGAGCTGCTGGATATAGTCGACTTTAAGCGATTGAGGTACGATAGCACGCTCACCTCTGTAGACTACACCATTCTCAACAGCGAGTTCATCACAAAATGCAAAATACGGCTTGATATCTTCGGCTACACTGGCCTCCTTTCTGGGCCATCCAGCCAGTATGAGTTCGCTTATCTTACTGAGTACGAGATCACTGGTTGTGGCTTGCTGTAGCTCGAGATACTTCTGGTCGGTTATCGGTGTTACGGCGAGTACGTCAAAGTCTATGTGTTCGTTATTGTCATTGTCCGGTAGATAGGCGCGAGACATTGTATCAGCGAGGTATAGTGTCTTGCCCTTCTTGTATATGATGTTTAGACGATATGGCTTCAGCTGTAGTAACATACTCTGAAGTCTCTTAGGCGCTGCGGATAACGGCTTATTCATAATCGATACGAGCAGCTGATGGTCGGTTTCTACAGTAAAGTCTCTGAATACATAATCTCTGAATCGGTTGCAGGCGAATCTTATGGCCAGCAGTTCTTTTTCTATCTGAGAGTAGCGTTTCTCGGTATCCGTCATAGCTCGAGAAGCGAAACTGACGACTCTGTTGTCCTGAAGACAGGCTGCCCCCAGCCCAGATTGCGAGGCATCGCAGGTAAGTGTCACTGGCTTATTGACATCGTAGTAGGTAAGAGTCGTTGCATTAGCGATCTCATCTTTTATGGCTTTTAGCGCTTGTGCCTGCTGTGACTCTCAGGTCCATGCTGTGTCTTTACGGAGTAGGTCATTTAGTACGGCGGTCTTCTCACTCAGGTGCGGTATAAACTTGGCGAGATACTTGACTATGCCCATGAATCTCTGTAGTTCTTCTACATTAGTTGGGCTTGGCATGTCGGTGATTGTCTTGACCTTAGCAGGGTCAGGTTTCAGTCCCTGATCAGTTAGTACGTGCCCTACATATCGGACTTCTGTCGTCTTGTACTTGCATTTACGCGGCGACAGTTTGAGGTTTATCTCCTGGTGACATCTACATGGCTCTACTTAACCAACGCAACACACCGAGAAAGGATATGGGCTCGCCAGCTCAGAGAAACATATCTCGCCGAACTCGCACACTGATACCGACAGCCGAGACGCTCCTACGACCCACAATCATGGACTCTGAGGCAGTACAACATAAGCTGTCACAAGAGCGTGCTCGTCAGAAATCATACGCTGGACACTGTTTCGGTGAGTGCCGTTTCCCACAGTTACGGCATGACGAAGTGTTATGACACTTGCAGTTCTGGGTCGCGTTGATGATTTAGCGTGATTACTACTACAGTTAGTGTTACTGTTACTCAGGTGTTGCGTATACGATTTGCGTTTTACTACGTCTACGATCGGTTTACTGAACTCGGCTGCGTTCTGCTCTGAAGACTCGTATATCTGACAAGTTTGTATAGCTTTGGCTAGTGTTAGGTCACTGTTTCTGAGTAGTTGCTTACGTACATTATCATTACGAATACCGGATACAATTCTATCACGTAACAACTCATCTTGCAAGTCTCCAAAATCACATTGCGCAGCTTTAGTTCTAATGTCTGCTAAGAAAGTTTGAAACGGCTCACCTTCCTTTTGGCTGCGTGCATTAAATCGATGGCGTTCTAGAATGACATTGGTGATCGGCCTGCAGATTTCTCTGAACTTCCACTTTAAAGTTGCTACCTGCTCCCTTGTTTCTTGAGGTACAGCTACAATCCCATGCTCCGCATCTTCTGTTATAGCTTCATTGTACGTGAACGGCCGTTCTCTCTCTATTGCTTCTGGCCCGGCCAAGTTGAGCAGCATATACGCTCTGGCAGCCTCTGGTTTGTCATTATATATGGCATTGACATAAATGTCATATTCTTGCTCAAATATCCTCCAGTTTTCGGACACATTTCCCTCGAATGATAGCTGCTGTGGCCTCCTCAGTCCACTGTCCATGATTGACTAGTAGGCAGACTCTTGACACCACGTAATATGTTGGTTCTATGTTGCTCAAGTAAGGAATATTGCTTGGAGAATTGAAACGCAGTTTATTGTTCGCAGGTCTAGACCAGAAGAGAAAGTTTCAGTACAAGACACGTAGTTATgaacaaagctgataaagcaaagctgataaagctaacaCATAGTATAATACAAAGCTAATAAAGCTGACTCATAATATTATACAGAGCTGATAAAGctaacacataatattataattagagCCACGTGATTAGTAGAGTTAGAAGGCGCGGATGCATAGAATATACATAGAATGTTACACTTAGTCACTATATTTCAATGCATTAGCAGCACAAAAAATTGATCTCCACTGTCTAAGCACATAACAGTGACAATATGTAAAGAGCACTCACGAGACGTAACAAACTACTTTAGTCAATCAAACAAGTTAAGAAGTCTTACACGATCATTGTTTTCTTTTTGCCTAACGCTAGCGGTCAATACAAGTAAAGTACTTTCAGAATGTGTTGAAACTGTCAAGGAACGCTACGACCACCTATCTACCATATCTAATCGTACCATAATATAAAAAGTGCCTAAAAACAAAACGCTAGAAATGAAACCAACAAAAGCGTCATAAAAATTCCACCTTTTGGTGGTGTCCAATGAGTTCCGTATGAAACTTTTAGCATCAAATACTCGATACAGCTTGGCATTCGTCTGAAAATGATAAAGCCAGCAGCAACCTTTGGAACATCCATAAcgattaatatatttatagttttatacaATAACCAATTCCGGAATTCCCCGTGCGACGCACTCGACCGCGTATTATGATACGTCGACGACTGCCAAATTTTTCCTGAACGGCTTGTCATGAGCAGACAACCGATTACATAAACAAAAGTTTGCCTGAGCCCAGAGTTGTGTACGGACTCTAAATGAGCTTCCAACAGTAAAATTATTCCGAACAACCTGCTAACAATGCTATTGTATCTGCTCGCTTTCGATAGCCAGGCGTTTTTCCTATCGAAAAAACCTGTAACCTATTTTATAAGTATACTTTAGTTCTGTAATTGTTGAACTGATTGatgcattgcatatttatatcTTGTTTAGTCAGGTTGttttaatcataaaatataAGACTATTTTACGATGTGTAGTGTTACTAAAACTACATGCTTTCGCAAATGAATGAAGGATGTACATAATATGTTCCGTGTCATGAGCACAAATAGTTGTGCAGAGATCCTCAACAGCTATTTCGGTAGCAGTTTAC
Above is a window of Watersipora subatra chromosome 3, tzWatSuba1.1, whole genome shotgun sequence DNA encoding:
- the LOC137391133 gene encoding bis(5'-nucleosyl)-tetraphosphatase [asymmetrical]-like, encoding MDVPKVAAGFIIFRRMPSCIEYLMLKVSYGTHWTPPKGHVDPGEDVFTTARRETEEEAGLKSCHYKVYDGFEEKLQYMVKGRPKIVHYWLAELLDVNTPIILSDEHVSFNWGNLEETKRLSGRADMASGLDKAESFLQNTL